Proteins found in one Litorihabitans aurantiacus genomic segment:
- a CDS encoding VOC family protein, whose translation MTTSTPPTTIPADLDHVVYAGPDLAEAVDAVERFTGVRAAPGGVHPTGTANALIAFTVDGERVPHYLEVIGPDPDGDRPASEIATFAIRERTVPAVATFAVHPADIEATAERAAAAGVDLGGIRPLSRRTPSGELLQWRLTRGEPDRRDLTVPFLIDWGTTPQPGLGDLPTLELLALRVEHPDPEALAATYAVLGVATEVVRAEAFAIVATVQGPDGPVELR comes from the coding sequence GTGACCACCAGCACGCCGCCGACCACCATCCCCGCCGACCTCGACCACGTCGTCTACGCCGGACCCGACCTCGCCGAGGCGGTCGACGCCGTCGAGCGCTTCACCGGCGTGCGCGCCGCGCCCGGTGGTGTGCACCCGACCGGGACGGCGAACGCCCTGATCGCGTTCACGGTGGACGGCGAGCGGGTGCCGCACTACCTCGAGGTCATCGGTCCGGACCCGGACGGCGACCGCCCGGCGAGTGAGATCGCGACGTTCGCGATCCGCGAGCGGACGGTGCCCGCCGTCGCCACGTTCGCGGTCCACCCGGCCGACATCGAGGCGACGGCGGAGCGCGCCGCCGCGGCCGGCGTCGACCTGGGCGGCATCCGCCCGCTGTCGCGCCGCACGCCGTCGGGCGAGCTGCTGCAGTGGCGTCTCACGCGGGGCGAGCCCGACCGCCGGGACCTCACCGTCCCGTTCCTCATCGACTGGGGAACGACGCCGCAGCCCGGGCTGGGCGACCTGCCCACGCTCGAGCTCCTCGCCCTCCGCGTGGAGCACCCCGATCCCGAGGCGCTGGCGGCGACGTACGCGGTGCTCGGCGTCGCCACGGAGGTCGTGCGGGCGGAGGCGTTCGCGATCGTCGCGACGGTCCAGGGCCCCGACGGCCCGGTCGAGCTGCGCTGA
- a CDS encoding CPBP family intramembrane glutamic endopeptidase: protein MATTTQGGTNGATGATQESPGPWYTRVNDPTFRFAPRDVVALLAGLAVVLLVYEARVNDIFPGLDLSLGLTGPASTTLLKWVGAALLLAVVLVLERRRLATMLLVRPTGKDVSFAVYAFGVAIVWSWLASMIWPQGANEGQDSITGLGVGGVLILLITAAVTEEIVYRGYLAERFGALLRSRWIGAAVSLAIFVVPHVVVFGPSWLLIHLVGSLAIVTVVLVRCNLWAAMLTHLLVNAPILIPTILG from the coding sequence ATGGCGACGACGACGCAGGGCGGCACGAACGGCGCGACGGGAGCGACACAGGAGTCTCCCGGTCCCTGGTACACGAGGGTCAACGACCCCACCTTCCGCTTCGCACCACGGGACGTGGTGGCGCTCCTGGCGGGCCTCGCCGTCGTGCTCCTGGTCTACGAGGCGCGGGTCAACGACATCTTCCCCGGCCTCGACCTCAGCCTCGGGCTGACCGGCCCGGCCTCGACCACGCTCCTGAAGTGGGTGGGGGCGGCACTGCTGCTCGCGGTCGTGCTCGTGCTCGAGCGACGCCGGCTCGCCACGATGCTGCTCGTGCGGCCCACCGGGAAGGACGTCTCGTTCGCCGTCTACGCGTTCGGTGTCGCGATCGTCTGGTCGTGGCTGGCGAGCATGATCTGGCCGCAGGGAGCCAACGAGGGCCAGGACTCGATCACCGGGCTGGGCGTCGGCGGCGTGCTGATCCTCCTGATCACCGCGGCCGTGACCGAGGAGATCGTCTACCGGGGCTACCTGGCCGAGCGGTTCGGTGCGCTGCTGCGCTCGCGCTGGATCGGGGCGGCCGTGAGCCTGGCGATCTTCGTCGTGCCGCACGTCGTGGTGTTCGGACCGTCCTGGCTCCTGATCCACCTCGTCGGATCGCTCGCGATCGTGACGGTCGTGCTCGTGCGGTGCAACCTCTGGGCCGCGATGCTCACCCACCTGCTCGTCAACGCGCCGATCCTCATCCCCACGATCCTGGGGTAG
- a CDS encoding helicase HerA-like domain-containing protein, whose amino-acid sequence MTDQQPPAPDAASSAAPPDPVSLAQLRAEAARAEAEAAELRAEAARAALAAAEAVHAAQPAESAVAEPAAAQLDEPAEIPSTDEAAPTSPTPDAEQLERPERPDLPLTGHAADVAAAYSFPGGALPLGALVVDGAPEPRAQVAFSLAMLNRHGLVAGATGTGKTRTLQAMAEGLSDAGVPVFLADVKGDLTGMLTPGTPSSALLARTSSLGQDWTPATYPVEPFSLGGVGEGVPIRATVTDVGPLLLARMLGLNATQESSLALIFHWADSQGLALLDLADLRSTIAFLTSDEGRDELRTVGGVSRATAGVVLREIAALQAQGGDAFFGEPAFDTSDLLRTAPDGRGVVSALQLPAVADRPGLYSTFLMWLLADLFADLPEVGDVEKPRLVFFFDEAHLLFTGASKAFLAQIVQTVRLIRSKGVGVVFVTQTPKDVPADVLAQLGNRVQHALRAFTPQDATALRAAVRTYPTSPYDLERLLTSLRTGEAVVTVMSETGAPTPVAWTRVRAPRSAMDVAPDGVVAAAVAASPLRARYADAVDRDSAHEVLARRVAAQEAAAAAAERQVAVEKETREREDDLERMRRRLERDATSRRSSSPGRTTRSTGAPRTGRSSTSPLDAFLRSAGSQLGREITRSIFGTRRR is encoded by the coding sequence ATGACCGACCAGCAGCCCCCGGCACCCGACGCCGCCTCGAGCGCGGCTCCGCCCGACCCCGTCTCCCTCGCGCAGCTGCGGGCGGAGGCGGCTCGCGCGGAGGCGGAGGCGGCCGAGCTGCGCGCCGAGGCTGCGCGCGCGGCCCTGGCTGCGGCCGAGGCGGTACACGCGGCGCAGCCGGCCGAGTCCGCGGTCGCCGAGCCAGCGGCAGCCCAGCTCGACGAGCCGGCCGAGATCCCGTCGACGGACGAGGCCGCGCCCACCTCACCCACGCCCGACGCTGAGCAGCTGGAGCGGCCGGAGCGCCCGGACCTCCCCCTCACCGGCCACGCCGCCGACGTCGCCGCGGCCTACTCCTTCCCCGGCGGCGCCCTCCCGCTCGGCGCCCTCGTCGTCGACGGCGCACCCGAGCCCCGCGCGCAGGTCGCCTTCTCGCTCGCGATGCTCAACCGCCACGGCCTCGTCGCCGGCGCGACCGGCACAGGCAAGACGCGCACCCTCCAGGCGATGGCCGAGGGCCTCTCGGACGCCGGCGTCCCCGTCTTCCTCGCCGACGTCAAGGGCGACCTGACCGGGATGCTGACGCCGGGCACGCCGTCGTCGGCCCTGCTCGCACGCACGTCGTCGCTGGGCCAGGACTGGACGCCCGCCACCTACCCCGTCGAACCGTTCTCGCTCGGCGGGGTCGGCGAGGGCGTCCCGATCCGCGCCACCGTGACCGACGTCGGCCCCCTGCTGCTCGCCCGGATGCTCGGGCTGAACGCGACGCAGGAGTCCAGCCTCGCCCTGATCTTCCACTGGGCCGACAGCCAGGGTCTCGCGCTCCTCGACCTGGCCGACCTGCGCTCGACGATCGCGTTCCTCACCTCGGACGAGGGGCGAGACGAGCTGCGCACGGTCGGGGGTGTCTCGCGCGCGACGGCGGGTGTCGTGCTGCGCGAGATCGCCGCGCTCCAGGCCCAGGGCGGCGACGCCTTCTTCGGCGAACCGGCCTTCGACACCTCCGACCTGCTGCGCACGGCGCCCGACGGTCGCGGCGTCGTCTCGGCGCTCCAGCTGCCCGCCGTCGCCGACCGCCCCGGGCTCTACTCCACGTTCCTCATGTGGCTCCTGGCGGACCTGTTCGCCGACCTGCCCGAGGTCGGCGACGTCGAGAAACCCCGCCTGGTCTTCTTCTTCGACGAGGCCCACCTGCTCTTCACCGGGGCCTCGAAGGCGTTCCTCGCGCAGATCGTGCAGACCGTCCGACTCATCCGCTCCAAGGGTGTCGGCGTCGTGTTCGTGACTCAGACGCCGAAGGACGTGCCCGCCGACGTGCTCGCGCAGCTCGGCAACCGGGTCCAGCACGCGCTGCGGGCCTTCACCCCGCAGGATGCGACGGCCCTGCGCGCGGCCGTCCGCACCTACCCGACCTCGCCCTACGACCTCGAGAGGCTGCTGACATCGCTCCGGACCGGCGAGGCCGTGGTCACCGTGATGTCCGAGACCGGGGCACCGACGCCGGTGGCGTGGACGCGGGTGCGCGCGCCGCGCTCGGCGATGGACGTCGCGCCCGACGGCGTGGTGGCGGCCGCCGTCGCCGCCTCACCGCTGCGCGCACGGTACGCCGACGCCGTCGACCGCGATTCCGCGCACGAGGTGCTGGCGCGGCGGGTCGCCGCGCAGGAGGCGGCGGCCGCAGCCGCCGAGCGGCAGGTGGCGGTCGAGAAGGAGACCCGGGAGCGCGAGGACGACCTCGAGCGGATGCGCCGGCGGCTCGAGCGCGACGCCACCTCGCGCCGATCGTCGTCGCCCGGCCGCACGACACGGTCGACCGGTGCGCCGCGGACCGGCCGGTCCTCAACATCCCCGCTCGACGCGTTCCTGCGCTCGGCTGGGTCCCAGCTCGGTCGCGAGATCACGCGCTCGATCTTCGGCACCCGCCGCCGCTGA
- a CDS encoding ComEA family DNA-binding protein has translation MDTLPGIGPAIAGRIVEWRESNGGFRSIDELDEVSGVGPALMSDLRDRVTV, from the coding sequence CTGGACACGCTCCCGGGCATCGGCCCCGCCATCGCCGGCCGCATCGTCGAGTGGCGCGAGAGCAACGGCGGCTTCCGCAGCATCGACGAGCTGGACGAGGTCTCCGGCGTCGGACCGGCACTCATGTCCGACCTGCGCGATCGCGTCACGGTGTGA